The Penaeus monodon isolate SGIC_2016 chromosome 8, NSTDA_Pmon_1, whole genome shotgun sequence sequence TTGTGTACATTAGGAATAAATGGCATAAATACACTCACAGCATTTTGCACCACTAACGACGCGCTGGCACGTAAGAAGCACCCTAAATTTAACATGAAATGTGCTTGTAAAACTATTGGAAATTTTCGTGTCCCGCAACTGCCCCCTTACCCATTTTAGGATATTTGGCTCGATAATTACAAACAGGCAAACGAATATTCTATTATCTGCCTAAAATTGTAGCTTCAGTGAAAGTTCATTTTTACTTTATGGAGCACGTTCAGTCCTTGATACAGGAACCAGAAATAAAGTGCTGGGGATATAGTGGTACTTACAATATGACTAAAACTACTCAGAGGTTTGCTTACTCTCCGCTGCTAGTTTCATGAATTATTAGTGATTTCCTGAatatcctttctttatttattatcattttttaaagcagttatttctgttatttggaATTATTCACGGAGTACAACATCAAGTGTTTACTAGTTATTGTAAAATCGCCTAGATTGCTGAACTAAACTTGACCTGATTTCAAGGAGCAGATTTTTAAATGAgaaaagagggataaagagggataGCAGAAAGCCACAGAAAGGTGTCCTAGAACCTGTATTGACTTCATACACACAAAAGAAGTTCTTGACGTGATAGTCGACGAGTTTTGGAAAGGGAGACTTCACCGATACATATTTTTTTGCACAATAGAGTAGGTGATGAACAAGATTACGGGgcgtgagtgggagagggaaagggggaggtgagtgggagagggagagggggaggtgagtgggagagggagagggagagggaaagggagtgggggggggagagagagaaagagaaagaaatatagatagacagacatatatacatagagagagatggagttgaaaatgagatgagagaggaagggatggaccGGTTAGTGGCATAGGGACAGAAATCGAGCATTTCAAAAGTACACCTAATAATAAATTCCCCACTGTGACCCGCATCCTCACCGGTTCCCCTCCCACAGACAACGGCCGACGGGGGCTTGGTGAAGGGTCCCAGCCAGCATTTTCCAGGAGGCTCTTACAGTCACCAACAGCACTCACAGAGCAGCTACCAACGGCACTCACAGAGCAGCTACCAACAGTACTCACAGAGAAGCttccaacagcaacaacagcccagctaccaacagcaacaacagcccagctaccaacagcaacaacagcccAGCTACCAACAGCACTCACAGATAAGCTCCCAACAGCACTCACAGTCCAGCTACCAACAGCACTCACAGTCCAGCTACCAACAGCACTCACAGCGCAGCTACCCGCAGCTCCCACTGCACTAGAACCCGACTTACCACGCACCAGTTGTGCACCACATCATTCGAAGAAGCACCTACCACCAGAGGCCTTCGTACTATCACTAACCGACACGCTATCAATGGTCCAGTtaccacaacaaccaccaacacacgtCTTTGGGTGTGTGAATTTCTTCGAAGTTTCTCTCTGcattctctgcctgtctttcaCACATGCTTGCGCATGCATGCTGTTAACcaatttgcttgtttgtgtaaTCATTGGACTATTTCTGTCAGCAAAGTAATATCGTGTGGTTTTATTCTAATAGAAATACATTTgtataataattaacatttatCTACTGGCAATTTCTGTGGTGAATTATGAAGACATTGTGTGTAGTAGTGTAGTGttttaatgaataaacaaactttAACACCTTTTAAATCAGAGGTGACTCAACCTTCTTGCTTTGCCCTCGTGTACGTATGCGTGGCGCTTGCATTGAACGCATCTAcatcactgatctaaaaaaaaaaaaatggatcgagCAACTGGAGTTGTAATGTGAAGCCGGCATGGGCACCATGGCGGCCATCTTAGGAGGTGCAAAAAGGCAAAAGCGCGTGTTAGGAAGCCATGGACGTAGTTCAGAACGTCATGGAGGTTGTGAACATCACAACCTCATTAAGGGAATCTGGATAGAAGAATTCACATGAACAGTGtcatttttagcttatttttcggTGCCCTGCATTGCATCGGAGCCAAGAATGTCTAGACTTAATGGTTAAGTGATGCTGTCTGGCAATTGCTTCAACCCCATCTATGGAAGATCGCGAGCCTTGGCAGGATTGAAGGGTGTGTGGCTCTATTGTACCATATACTTACATTTTGAATCGGTCAGCTATTCAGACGTATAAGCAAACTCTTAGAAAATTAGCTGATGGTAATTAGCTAAAATTGGAAGAATCAATAATATTCGTGAATACAAGCTACACATATCTTTATCAGGTGTGATGAAAATGCAAAGATGGTTGGTACTGCATCTTGTTTCAAACGAATTGTTTGCCCAGTTTTGTCAAAACACGAGTCTTCAAAATGTTGTGAGCATACTGTGGCATGACATGAGGGATAATTCTCTCTACGAAGATTTTGAATCCATTCCTGGCGTCTTTGTAGATCTTTCGGAAACCTGTGAGATTGAAAGCTATCTATTTGTGATAGTTAAAAACTGCTAAGTGCTTATCCTTTCGTCAAGAGAGGAAGTCCATCGCCAAGGCGCGAGGCCTTgtcaaatattaatatctgtcggcgttcagtgtcagtgttcagactgctaaatcttcattaaatcaatatctggctttcattattatcaaattttagctAACTGAGTTACAGGAACTCAGTTCTTTGAATGAAATCCTGTCATACTCGATCATTTCGAGTTGTGGCCTAGAGGTGACCAAGTCAGATCTTGGGcttgtaaaattaagtataaaaccaggtaggcacaaagcgagcactttcttgtgaaatgttatcttctttgaagtactttcactcttttttgatACCGTACGGTTAGTGCAAGCAAACGCGCTGCAACTTGGCATCTTCGATGTGACGGCAGCCTGTACACTACATTGTTTACATCATTGCTTTTGGACCTCCTAAGATGGCGGAAATCAAATTTCGTCGGGCCTTGGAtctggttaatggttacaaagcaaaataaatgtactagacatcaaagCTCATACAGCACGATAGAAAGGTTTAGTAgtgaaagggtaaaaagggggattAGTTGATAATTAAAATGTGCTACACGTTAAAAGTCGTTTAGCAGTTTAGGATATATGACACTGAAAGGGGcaaagaggggtgagggtagagagggtgagtAAATGGTTTAAGGTAGGGATTGACAAGGGTGATTAGATCTAAGTTGCCAAAGGATGCAAGGGTGTCCGTAGGGTAAGGCAGGGATtagcaaaaggagaaagggggtttaATGGCGATTAGACCACCGTTTCAGGGGAAAAGTCgggagggagagaatccagggaaacagacatacacatgtgacagtcacatgtgtatccagggggaaacggaagggataatgaaggaagaggaggggaaaatggaatttactgggagggagtggaggtggaggaacatgagtaggaggaggatggatgtcggcagttacggtgtgtgtagagagaacgagagcagaGATTGGAGGATGGATGTTATTTTGGGTCATGATTGGTTTTCAATGTCTTCGAGAATATCAAGTGGATTTGGGTGAGgaggtctaagaaaaaaaaaatcttatgagggggagaaaaggagataggcgTCTGCGgagtagaggaagaggtaggtggaAGAGAGGGTGTGGTAAAAGACGGGGTGGAACGTTCAGATTGTCTGCTACGggtagagcgaggagggagaggggtaggtgtCCGGTATAGAatggggtgtctggatttagaattgcAAAGGAATTTGGAAGAGGATGGGGATAGAAGTGGAAACGcaagatggaggaggaataaaTACGGGGGGTAGaaacaggggcgtcacttaagggggggtacgGGGAGtggttcaccccccaactcttaaaaaagcctctttttgcagggcaaaatctagttctgcagggcaaattttctggtatttataatttataattttctgccaataatacgatatataatactggttgatggtccattccgggctacttataaagagctagtgagcattttctttttcgtgatttacagggcaaaaattatttttttagggcaaatttacccgtcacccccccagctcataacatgaagtgacgcccctgggtAGAAACACcttgagaggaaggggaaggggcggagtgAAGGGTAGCACTGGATTAGGTAGTAGGAGAAAAACCTCGTCGATGTGCTTCCTGTTTGGCCTCGCGTAAAATGAGGCCCAGCTTAAACCTGAGAATTGTCACTTCTGACTCAAACTTGTAAATAGGGcgacccctataaaatacattatgggagccaccacactTGTCACACGTGCCTAATTGTGCAGAGCTGTTTGATCGACCATACCCATGTTGGGCACATAAAGGGTATAGGGCTGTGGAGCGGCAGTGTTTGACAGAGTGGCTTTGAGGCCAATAACTCAGacattggcgggggggggggggtgatatggtCGGACAGAGGTTTCTCTTTCAATATAAACATCATGGGGGAGGTTATGTCTGCGGAATGTAATCTTGGTAATATTGGTGGGTGCTTTACGGCGGCCTCTAGGGGGGCTGGTGTAAAATTGTACGGATACTGCATCCTAGTCCACTTTAcagtctgaccaatttttgtcgtaaacagggcagtttgttggggagatggagaTAGTTCCGGTACAAGCCTTGAGGGAGAGATGGGGCTGGACAGGAATGGGTTTGTCAGTGAAGTCTGTCAGGattgataatgctttagcttgggttTCAGACGTAACTGTGATGagacggaagggggagggagggagggagggaggacggaaggggggaggggggaggggaggggaggggagagagagagagagagagagagagagagagagagagagagagagagagagagagagagagagagagagagagagagagaacagggcggctgcggaaggaaacttcgcccacttgtttttggaggcattgcaGGAAGAAGTGTGTTGTCAGTGTAAGGGGCAGTAGTGGGAATCATAAAAATCGACCCCATTTAACTGGACTAAACAGAGTACTCAAAAGATCCGTAGAGGTTGGGTAGTTGAAGGACGGGGGCGTGTGGAAGAGAGTGGCGTTGAATGCAAGAGCACAGTGGAGAGATGGATAATAAGACTGCAGAGTAATtataagggaggagtggggggtaaCAGATGAAGAATgctgtgggggtggaggaggtgacGTTGAGGATGTTAGGAGAGAAGGAATTGACCTGGACGGATGATTTGGACGGAGGTggtagtaggcattgaggagggggtagtgccgataaaggggcaagcctcattgcccctaatagagGTACAAGACCTTCATTAATGGcaatggtaagcctggagtatgttggaGGAGAGAAATTGTCCACCCCCTAGAGTTCCCCTGAGGGgcaagggctagacaactaaataGGGGAATAGGCCGCTCATGACTGATACAGAGtcagccttttatcctttcaacACGGCTTTCACACCATAGTCAGTGGATAGTAGTAgggggttggagaagagaagagaagggaaagaagagaagaccgtgcaaaattaggGTCGAGGGCTAAGGCTCACGCCAGGGGTGACCTTGGGCCTCAGTCTCAGTCCCCCACGGTAAGGAAGGGCATGGGATGGGGTCTTTTTCCGATTCTCACTTTGTTCCTCGAAGTCAGTGGTTCTTACTTGATGTCCCCATTTTGCTACCAGCAGACCAGCACATAGTCACATGATGAACTACATACGTTCTTCACAAACCTCTTGTATCCCCCTCATGTCCCTCATTTGGGAACCGCTAAGTGGATGGGTAAACGAGAGGATGAATATACGAGTAAGTGGGCGGATGGAAAGAATGGCTGTCAGATGAGTAGGTGGACAGATAACACGTAGAAGGAGAGGCAATGTGTGCATGAATATGCTTGAGaagtgtgtatactgtatatgcaaaGGTGGGTTGGTAGTGTGGTACTTTTTCCGTTCGGTTACTACAGTTATTGTGTTTGGAACAGCAGTactataatggttaatggttaaaagcaagataaatgtgctagacatctaaggtcatgtagcactatagttaatgtcagggaagggtggttgagttggtaattagttgtctaagctgggcaaaggaattggtgagtgaaagggctaaggttgggtgtggtaaggagttagattagatgaaggatatgtatgcgtttgaggaaagagaatcggttgttgaagcagaaagtgtgggattctgtaaggatgtctgataggttgggaggtcggtgaagggaggataggtgggggaaagcagaggtaagtatggacgagacatattggaggatgtgtaagaaaggtctcgtgaaggcatacaatagatgggttataagaggaaaggatatgacgaaggtcaggtctgtgggagcggaaaccgcgaatattcctaTGAAGGATAGATATACTTTAGTGAtgtagattgtagtacgtgttggagattttgagggggaagcagctagagggtgggataaggaccgagaggtctgagatgggagaggtgtgggagttggtgttttactaggaggggtattaggagatggagggactgcggaaggggatacttgtgacataagggattcacgtgtgtatccaggagggagtggaagggatagaggggatggtgggagggttacataagggattcacgtgtgtatccaggagggagtggaagggatggttaatggttaatggttaaaagcaagataaatgtgctagacatctaaggtcatgtagcactatagttaatgttagggaagggtggttgagttagtgatttgttgtctaagctgggcaaaggaattggtgagtgaaagggttagggtcgggtgtggtaaggagttagattagatgaaggatatgtatgcgtttgaggaaagagaataggttgttgaagcaaaaagtgtgggattctgtaaggatgtctgataggttgggaggtcggtgaaggggggataggtggggaaagcagaggtacgagttgtttcaaaacgtgggcacggcagtaggatgtgtgggattggagtgtctggtggtgtgtattgactttatgagagttaatgagttacataagggattcacgtgcgtaaggagggagtggaagggatagaggggatggtgggagggttaatgtgggcggggttgggtcgggggggatgggctgtgttgggagggggtaggaggatagggtgtaggggggatatcgttaggaggaggatggatatcagcagttacttggagtgtggaaggagcaggagttgtaagatttggaggttgagtgtcagttttcattaggtaatcttgaatattttcaatggtttcttcttctgagttgattcgggagttttgggggataaaggatttcttgtgagggggggaagagaggactggtgtctcaagcataggagcaaaggaaggtggaggtgattgtgtggtaggggaagagggggtggaacgtttgttctgtctgttacgggtagtgcgaggagggagaggggaaggtgttggggttgtggtggtgattgagatatctgtagtagagattggagtgtctggatttaggagaattggtagaatgagcagtattactggagtaaggagtaagagagaaaccacgtcgacgtgcttcttgtctggcttcacgtagtgtgagtccaagtttgaatctgagagttgctacctcagactcaaatttataagtgggacaacccctataaaatacattatgggggccgccacagttggcacatgtgcgtgattgtgcaggacagttagatcgggtatggccaggttgggcacatagtgggcatctggctgtggaacggcaatgtttggctgggtgtcctagacgccaacaattttggcactgacgtggagggggttggtatggacgaacagggagggattctcctcctatgtagacgttaaagggaaggtcatgtctacggaaggtaattttggctatgttagtgggtttctttcgattacctctggggggaatggagtagcattgtactgatgttgcatcatagtctgtgagacaggcaagtagatcttctccacaatctgaccaatctttgtcatagattgggcaatttgctggggagattgaaactgttccggtgcaagtattgagggttggatggggttctgcaaggatggggttaccatataggtctgttagttttgttaatgctatagcttggttttcggatgttactttgacaagacgggagcggtcgggtcggctacggaaagagactttacctacttgtttttggagacattgttggaagagaagggtgttgtcagagtagggagctgtgggagggatcacgaaaaatcggtcccatttggctgtgctgaagagggtattcaaaattgttgtagagataggggtagtcgaagggcgggggcgtgacgaagatggagtagtgttgagggaggtagtgttatggagaggtgggcaataaggctgtaaggtattaataagggaggatggggtggttgatgttggaggttgtgggggtagaggtgttgaagttgagattgctgggagagtggaaatgttccttaagggttgattgttggctactgtactagtaggtattgatgagggggtagttattgcagtgttcggagccgtggtcaaaggagagcctggggtcagggaatctggtgggtttacatcgttggggctatttgataaagggcaagcctcattgcccctaatagtggggataagttttcattactggccatggtaagcctggattatgttggggataaaaacagtccacccctcagggtccccttgaggggtaagggctagataactaaatcaggggaataccgtgcccatggctccctcaggccgttcaggactggcacaaagtcagcctttcatcctttcagcacggctctcacaccttaggaggtggatagcagaagggtttggtgaagggacagaaacgaaaagtgggaaggaaaataaagaccatgcaaaattagttgagtcgagggctgagttcCAAGGTTGgagagttccccatcattgggtcccagtctccgcctcctaagccccctcacgacaacaacgggcaagggattggggggggggttcatgtttgagccgacatggtcacagcatgatactataatggttaatggttaatggttaaaagcaagagaaatgtgctagacatctaaggtcatgtagcactatagttaatgtttgggaagggtggttgagttagtgattagttgtctaagctgggcaaaggaattggcgagtgaaagggttagggtcgggtgtggtaaggagttagattagatgaaggatatgtatacgtttgaggaaagagaataagttattgaagcagaaagtgtgggattctgaaaggatgtctgataggttgggaggtcggtgaagggaggatagatgggggaaagcagaggtacgggttgtttcaaaacgtgggcaaagggaggtgtgacataaggtgttttctgattgataagtatggatgagacataaagggaatgtggggataagacaaaatgataattgggggtattggaggatgtgttagaaaggtctcttgaaggcatacaatagatggactataagaggaaaggatatgacgaaggtcatgtctgtgggagcggaaaccgcgaatattccaatgaaggatagttatactttactgattttgaggggggaagcagctagagggtgggaaaaggactgagaggtctgagatgggagaggtgtgggagttggtgttctactaggaggggtattaggagatgaggaaggggatacttgtgacataagggattcacgtgtgtatcctggagggagtggaagggatcgaggggatggtgggagggataatgtgggcggggttggggtcgggggagatgggctgtgttgggaggggtaggaggatagggttgtaggggggatatcgttaggaggaggatggatatcagcagttacttggagtgtggaaggagcaggagttgtaagatttggaggttgagtgtcagttttcattaggtaatcttgaatattttcaatggtttctttctgagttggtttgggagttttggggataaaggatttcttgtgaggggggaagagaggactggtgtctcaagcataggagcaaaggaaggtggaggtgattgtgtggtaggggaagagggggtggaacgtttgttctgtctgttacgggtagtgcgaggagggagaggggaaggtgttggggttgtggtggtgattgagatatctgtagtagagattggagtgtctggatttaggatggcaaaagagtttgactggggaaggtaggaggtagaagaggggggtttagatgtagggggggtgggtttaggagaattggtagaatgagcagtattactggagtaaggagtaagagagaaaccacgtcgacgtgcttcttgtctggcttcacgtagtgtgagtccaagtttgaatctgagagttgctacctcagactcaaatttgtaggtgggacagcccctataaaatacattatgggggccgccacagttggcacagtgtgcgtgattgtgcagggcagttagatcgggtatggccaggttgggcacatagtgggcatctggctgtggaacggcaatgtttggctgggtgtcctagacgccaacaattttggcactgacgtggaggttggtatggacgaacagggagggatttctcctctatagacgttaaagggaaggtcatgtctacggaaggtaattttggctatgttagtgggtttctttcgattacctctgggggaatggagtagcattgtactgacgttgcatcatagtcttgtgagacaggcaagtaggtcttctccacaatctgaccaatctttgtcatagattgggcaatttgctgggagattgaaactgttccggtgcaagtattgagggttggatggggttctgcaaggatggggttaccatataggtctgttagttttgttaatgctatagcttggttttcggatgttactttgacaagacgggagcggtcgggtcggctacggaaagagactttacctacttgtttttggagacattgttggaagagaagggtgttgtcagagtatgggagctgtgggaggatcacgaaaaatcggtcccatttggctgcgctgagagggtattcaatattgttgtagtgataggggtagtcgaagggcgggtgcgtgacgatggagtagtgttgagggaggtagtgttatgggaggtgggcaataaggctgtaaggtattaataaggaggatggggtggttgatgttggaggttgtgggggtagaggtgatgaagttgagcgtgctgggagagtggaaatgtttcttagggactggttgttggctactgtactagtaggcattgatgagggggtagttgttgcagtgttcggagccgtggtcaaaggagagcctggggtcaggaatcgggtgggttacatcgttggggctatttgataaaggggcaagctcaTTGCcataatagtggagataagtttcattgctggccatggtaagcctggattatgttggggataaaaacagtccacccctcagggtccccttgaggggtaagggctagaaaaatcaggggaataccgtgcccatggctccctcaggccgttcaggactggcacaaagtcagcctttcatcctttcagcacggctctcacaccttaggaggttgatagcagaagggtttggtgaagggacagaaacgaaaagtgggaaggaaaataaagaccatgcaaaattagttgagtcgagggctgagtcccaaggttggggagttccccatcattgggtcccagtctccgcctcctaagcccccccacgacaacaacgggcaagggattgggggggcatgatactataataaaatgCACATTTAATACTGTTAGGATTTAATCCATTACTTCATTCCTTTCAAATGTCCGAGATTTCAAGGGTTAATAATGGTTATCTTTCCATCTTACAAAAAACAAGTTGTAACGAGTTTTCCACGAATCATATACACTTTTGGCTTATGCTGGACACTAACATTAGAGTGCAAGACATTTTATCTatagaaggaaaaattaaatacaCCAACTTTGGATTATCCGTTTATGTTTTGTGATGGTGACACTTTGCAAACTGAttgtgttatctatttatctatctcttttaaaCCAGACCTACTTCTGCAAACACTGATAATaactattttctctgtttttctcatatACTTGATCCTTTATAGAATTTCGAAGTTTTAA is a genomic window containing:
- the LOC119576072 gene encoding 50 kDa gamma-zein-like (The sequence of the model RefSeq protein was modified relative to this genomic sequence to represent the inferred CDS: added 34 bases not found in genome assembly); the protein is MFTSRRLLVSTLAMGLVLLQTTADGGLVKGPSQHFPGGSYSHQQHSQSSYQRHSQSSYQQYSQRSFQQQQQPSYQQQQQPSYQQQQQPSYQQHSQISSQQHSQSSYQQHSQSSYQQHSQRSYPQLPLH